TTTtacactggtgacagacaatgctgcaaacatgaaggctgcttggtctgaagtggaggagtcctacactcacatcacacccattggctatgctgctcatgcattgaatctgctcctcaaggacattttggcactgaaaacaatggatacactctacatgagagccaaggaaatggttaggtatgtgaagagtcatcaagttatagcagccatctacctcaccaagcaaagtgagaagaataagagcaccacattgaagctgcccagcaacacctgttggggtggtgttgtcatcatgtttaacagtctcctggaaaagaaggagtctctccaagaaatgccCATaacacagtctgccgatatggacagccccatcaagaggatcctcctggatgatgtattttgggagagagtggtaagcaacCTGAAActtatagcagtagccattgcacggattgatggagacaatgccatcctgtctgatttTCAGTCTCAAAGAGAATAaatctgtactgccctgcccacttcactgtttcTCCAAGCTGAGGAAACTGccgttctgaaatacatcaaagtGTGAAGAcatctgcctgaagcccatacatgccGCAGCATACaagttggaccccaagtatgctggcaagagcatcctgtctggtgcagagatcaacaaggtctatagtgtcatcactaccgtgtctcaccaccttggcctggatcagggcaaggttcttggcagtctggggaagtacacttccaagcaagggctttgggatggagatgcaatatggcagtcatgccaacatatctcatcagccacctggtgggaGGGACTTGGtagatctgaggctctttcccctgttgcctccatcatcctccaaatcccaccaacatcagccgcctcagagggcaactggtccttgttttgGAACACATGCACCAAAGcacacaacaggctgaccaatacaagggttgaaaaattggtggccatccgggaaAATGtttggctttttgagcctgacaacgagccatcctcaaggttggaaagtgacagtgaagatgaggcctcagtctgatgttcaagagatggacattgaggaggtccagggagaagacatggaagccttaGAGGaaaacaaccaaagctttagtttctagactatcattttacagatgtatgttgaaaacgtttttgggagatgggTTGGAaaattggggatcattcaatattccctttcttttgttgtacAGTGAAATCATtgcatgtgaagagtcaactcatttaattaaagttaaattcTTAACTAAATCGTTTTCACATTTTTattattggaaggatttaatcatttgcaatcatgtctacttatgataaggtaaaaggtttatgtttgtcTCCATAAGATATAGTAAatacatccaatgcaaaaaacattacatttaaatggtattcatattaatttgcatatatttccattaattcccatggaaagtttccacctctgaatatcccccaaaatgtgcaaccctaataAAGAGCCATTACAAAATGGTATGAATGGTAATTTGGTGACTGATGAAGGATCAGAAATGAGCTTGAGTATAAAAAAAATAGACCAACATCGTGGAAATATTTAGGTGAGCAGGTGGCCAAGTAGTGAGTCAGGGGCAAAGCCATGAACAGGTGCCGAGTCAACAGGGTGTAATCCGTAGGCCCCGCATAAAACTGTGATAAACAGCACATTTTCCCAGTCTCACGACAcgcacaataacacactgcagtgtGGTATTACCAGCATTCTACAGGGAGGCCTCTGCACTGTGAAGAAAACAGCCTACACACACCTGTTCTATGACATTGCAAAACAGGATAGATGGAGATCCGTCATCAGTCGCCAAAGTTAAACAACAAGCATGGGATGTTCAGcttgaaaaaaaagaaaaagacacAACATTTCAGCCTGTTCTCAAATCAGTTAGCTTTCTGCTAACTTGTTATGTAGGGGGTCACTATCTGGCCTAAAATTAACGTGAGACCTAAGACCTCGACCTCACGACCACATGTGCCAATGTGGTCAAAGTGAACAGTCGCCACGACTACCAGTgggaaaacaaaacatttgttttgcGGCAGCTTTTGCCTGACAGGAACAGAAGGCTTGCTTTGATTTTCCTTTCTACTGTATACCAGACATCCATTTCACTATGCCTCCGGTGTTTTGCTGAGGATAGACAAGCGTAACTTCTCTTTCTGATGGACCTGCTACAGAAATTAGGCTAAGCTTAGTGAGTCTTAAACAGGTGCGCCGGCACTCTATCCATTCTCTCGCTTTCACACGTTATAACTCGACACACAATTCCAGAGGATTTCACACTACTCAAGGCCATGTCTATTGTGTGGATGGTGTTTTTGGATGTGGGGAAAGTGCTTTTGACTAAAACACTGAGCAATTATATTAATAGCCTTAGTGTTAGGCTAGGTGATGTGTGTTGCGAGAGTGACATAAAAGATGTAGAGATGGAATTAGTAGAATTTGATTTCAGAATTTGCCTAACGGTAGCTTGCCTAGAACACACAATATTGTATTGAGTACACATGAGGCCCCTTGAAATGACTCATGCTAGAGGGCAGTGTAAAAAGGGTGCAAACAACAGTGGATCATTAACCAATGACACTGTAACCAAACCGTTACCATGGTGAAATACCATTTTGAGAGGTTTCGCACACACTATCAGGACATCGCATAATGATCAATAGCACAAACATATGATCAATAGCACAAACAGATAAGCCCTTACACATGGGCCTATGGGAAACTCCATGGAAAACAAATACACATTGTATATGCGAAATAGAAAGGCCAAGCCTAGGCCTACAACAAGTGCAAAAGGTTGCTAAACCAAAACTGTTGAGTCTTTCTTGAGATACATTTGTTTAAGGAAAATATTTTATCACAGTGCTGAATGGCAGCCACAGAGAGCCATTTACTTTTCACTAGGCCAATTAGTCAAATCCATTTCAAAGTACCTGACAAATACCTCAGGTCTGCTCAAAAAGACTAACAGCAGAGGGCATTCTGCCCTCGTCTCAGCAGCAGTGAACGTCAGTGACAACGTTTATTTCCTTGTATTTGTTTTGGGCTGAAAAGAGACATACTTAtctgtggaggctgctgaggggaggacggctcataataatggctggaaaggagcgaatggaatggcatcaaaacaCATATTTGATACCATTGCACTCATTCTGCTCCAGGCATTACTACGAGCCCTGTCTGTCTTTTTATGGTTCGCCTAGAACCTGTCCTTGGCTGCTGCTGCAATCTCAATATTTTCCAATAGAATAAAGGCTGTGTGATACAGAAAtcagtgtctctctttctcatgatcttttattttctctcctcccccagaCCCCCCCTCTCTCAAAGGTCAGTTGTGTCAGAGAATGGATCAATGATCAGGTCAAATTTACTGGCAAGGTACTTACCTCGTATCCTCAGTGCCATTCAATCCAGCATCGCCTCAGCGTCTGCATTCATGTCGAGTCTCACATGTCCATAGTGTTCAATGATCTGCCAAAGAGAACAAAATAAACAATGGTCATACAGATTTTTGCACATCAAACATGTGCAatcgcacaacacacacactaacttaaCGTCACATTGGACTTGCTGTGTAACTAAGCAGTTTTCATCATGTTGTCATCACTCAAACATTTGCTCAGGTGAGAAATGTTTCCAAAGATGTATTCCAATTTACCCAGTCTGCATTTGAGATAAATGTTAGCCATAACAGTATAACTAACTACTGTACGTATGCAATGACTAACGTTACCCATCTGGCTTTGTAGTTGCTTCAAAGAACAGTTTAAAACATATGAAAGCAACTTCCTGCTTATGTTATGAACTATAAGGAAACGCGGGCAATGTTGTATCGATCAGTAAGTTTATGTTGCATAATAAACTATGCATACACTGCTAGCTTTGCCAGCTAACAGTGACTCGCTAGCGTTTAGCTACGGGTAAACCAAAGCCCTAGCAAACTCCCTAGTTTAGTTTGGGATGCATCTACACCTAATgactagctaacttagctagttgctagctagctaacgttaattgtCTCAAAACAACTCTCGCTTTTACATTTCAACATTCACTCTTGTGAAACCCCTGCCCCTGCTTGACGAAATAACAACGAAGTCGTTTGTGGAAAAACAAATCTCTGTAAACCGCTGGCTACGTGAAATTTCTCGACGACGAAGCCAAAGGTGTCAAAACTGAAACTCCGATAAAGAGGTGTGTTTTGCCTAAACAAGCGCGACCTTACCGTGTCCGGAGTTCATCATCTTTCGAGCAAGAAGgattacaaaattacactgaatGGATATGAACAGTTTTACAGGACAGTGACAAAACGTTGTATTGTTATCACTTCCAAGTACTGCGTCGTTGTCTGAGCCTCATTTCATGCCCAGCCTGTTGACAGCTGACTGCTGAAAGCACAGAGTTCCTgagtgaaaaaaacaacaacattaacgTCTTCCAAGGCTAGAGTAATCAAAGTAGATAAGTAGGATCATCAACCCGAACCCGTTCGGGGATTGATTATACAGAAGTTTTTCGGatggttttaatttttttttaattttagaaCTATAAAATGGACTTGAAATACATGTCACAGATAAAAAGGTTCCCGAAAAATGTTCAATGAAAATGACATAGGCCTTTATAGGTTAGAACTGGAGCGCAGTTGGAGCACACAGATACACTTTGTAACTTTGGTCTCTGGGTCTTTCCACTGTGGGTTGTCTCATAATACTACAAAAATAAGCAATAATTGTTCTTGACTATCTAGCCATCATATACACTAACACGCACACTAAATGCACAGCATTCACTTGAAATGATGCACCATTGAGGTTCTTGATTTCAAAGAGTAGATTAGTATTTGTGTCATTGAATCAATTGGAAAAATAAACATAACTTTTGTGGGAATTGCTTGTTCTTATGTAATATAATGGAATTCTatccttttttaaaatgtaaaccTGCTGATGGTCCTGACGTTGATGCGGTATTGAGTACTATCAAGATCATGATGTAATTTAATCAAAGTTGGATTTTTTTCACCTCCACATTTTATGACTTTCACATAGTTTAAGATTGACCTTGGTTGAGAAAAGTGCAATTAGTTTGAAGTTAAATTATTTGAATTAAAGGCTTGTATGGTAATGAAAGCATCGCCATCTAGTGTTAATGACTTATAACTGTTGCTACTCCCCCAACACATTTGTGACATGTTTGTGTCCACTACAGAAACTAATCTCTGGACGAGTCCACTCATCTCTGGAATCTAGCTACATTACATTTAATGCACATGTTTACTTTATACAAATTACCTTTAGACTATGTTTAGATTCGTCACAGACTCTATTCAAACTCGTATAGAATACTAGGCAATACCAAAAATAAACCAAGAGTGTTGAGAAACAACTGCACCATACATTGCTTGTTCAAGATGTCTTATCAATTCAATCACTTCCTTCCTAACTCTGTATCTTTCATCTCTCAAAGACAGAACCATAAGCAAGACAAGTTACAAACTCAAAGTATTCTAAATGAAATCACTAAGCCCCTTGCATGAAGACAAGATGAAAGAGAATTCTGCCCAGATAGAAACATGGCAGTTGGCACCATATCTGAAATCTGCAGTGTGATGACATTTGTCTGCCTACCAACTCCCCAGTTGGGTTATGGTAATGAGTTGTGACACAGAATACATGTAATGTTAGTCTTTTGTTTTCATTTATTCCCTTAATTTATTTATTCCCTTAATAAGCCCTCACTGCTTCTCAAGTCTCAACTGTAATCTTcttatgtatatgtgtatgtctCAGGATCAGTCAAATTGTTGTGTATTATGTCAGTTTCAATAGAtaaaaattattgattatttcacatttattttacAAATCTAAGAAATATAAAAATGGTTTACCAAgttaccaattacttcacactggaagaagttcaGCTAGAGTAAAGCTACAccgagtgtaacggatgtgaaacggctagcttagttagcggtgtgcgctaaatagcgtttcaatcagtgacgtcacttgctctgagaccttgaagtagttgttccccttgctctgcaagggccgcggattttgtggagcgattggtaacgatgcttcgtgggtgactgttgttgatgtgtgcagagggtccatggttcgcgcccgggtatgggcgagggtaCGGTTTAAAATGATACTGTTACACGAGTAtgcaaatatacactgagtatacaaaacattaggaacaccatcctAATATGGAGTTTTTtagctatatatttttttaatgtaggaAATGTAGTGGGCAGTTGGCTTGTTCCACGAAATGAGTACCTTTTGATagtttaagtagaaattgtgcaccaatattacattttaaaaccCCTTTATTTTCATAtaaaccacatggagaattcaatcaatcagattttttttatttgaataaaGATTTTCTCAAGTGCCAAAATCCAGCATTTTCAAATATCCCTCCACGCATCCTCAGTGACTTCCAGGAAGTTTGTAACCCACTTAACCCCAAAATATATCCAAGTAtacaccatcattgtaaagccttagtcattttgttgctttgacagtcatttctgaagatgattatttatttcatgtgattagtgattcgtTTTAAGGAATCTGtgcctcattttaaggtcaaccctgttacatgaactgaactcttgTTTTAATATGGTAAAACTATTCCTGTTTAAATATTTGTTGACTAAAAGAAACAGTGAACATCTAATAGTTAAATAATAGTGTTAATGCAGGGCTGGGTAGTAACATGTAATCtgaatacaaaaaaaaataactGTAATCGACTAGCTGCCAGCAAAAATATTTTTAATCAGATAACAGATACTTTTGAAAGACTAGAATAATCATTTTTgttgattacttttaaattcagaaagggcGTTTGCAGGGGGAAAAAATACGttatgacacctttctgttttctcaatgacattcaattcagcattgaaaaaaggtgcaagtGAATTGCTGCTTTGTAACCAAGTGGGAGGTAGGaatttaccagttgtgaagtcgtaaataCCAGTTGGAGGCATTCATGTACTTTGAACActgattggctaatggccaacaagctgtGTAAACTAATACactaaaagtacagctatcatgcttgtCAACAAATTATAGTGTTCAAAACCATATGAATAGATTGCTTTTTATAAATATTGTTTTGTTGCATTTAATTAACTGCAGAAAATGCTGATATCAAGGTAATTTCTAGTCGGTGATGTCACAAGTCCGCATGTGAAAGAAGTGGGAGCTCAGGATGATAGacgagtttcccactagtaatgaCCAGTTGGAGGGTCGTTAAAGTGGGTTTTTCCCAGTCGTATGTGGTAAATTCGCTCTTCTCACTTGGTTACAAACGCAGCATAACTTTCTTCCAGTGAtgacacacaaaatacatttgatgGATCCATTTTTGTCTTCTGCtgatgcctcttaaggggaaagtaattcagaagtaactgaaagtaatcaaaTGATGTTACTGAGCTAGGTAATCCATAGATTACTTTACTAATTAGAATTTTGGACAAGTAACTAGTAACtgacggattacatttagaatgtgACCGATTCAATCCTCTGGAAAAGCAGGTGGGCTGGTTCCACTCTTTTTGgctattttctggtgttttgttaTGGATAATTGAGTGGGTcgagcataacacgtcaaccctgtaaCTCATAGATTGTCAAAATATTTCTAGCCTCTTACGTTTTTTGGGGTGACGCTTGTGTTCAATTGCCCCTACCTGTtgtacacaacaagcttccattccacttgtcacaaggggattcatgGCTAATTTAAGgtgaaatcgtcaaccctgttacagtcaagcctgttactttatttggcacttaataggcccTTACTATAatcgttttttatttatttaacctttttgaGATAAGAAAAGTtgttttttattaagttgaacacGTGCTCATTATGACAGAATGTTCAAATGAGTTGAAATCAAACAGGTTTTTTTCACCAAATTAAAGAATCTCAaaaaggcaccgaattggtggaacTACCCAGTTGCAGTAAAAGCTACATAACTACATGGCAAACAAGTAATTGACCACTGAAAACACCACAAATATTTGAATTTAGttaaactaccaccaagctactgcaacatgtagttaaattactagttgaatTACATGTACTGGAACTAATCCCCAAAACTGTGCACATGATATCGTACATGAAAATATCTATgacatttgtttttcattttcaagCCTCCAATCAATATACAATTGGCATCAACAGAACATAATATTTCATGGACTTTGGCAATGTGTCCCCTTCTCCTATAATACACGATGACTTTGTTAATATCCATAATGTACATGTTATGTGTTCTGAAGGTCAACTATCCAGGCGTGTCTTTTTCAGGCGTGACTCCTATCCCGCAGCAGTTTGATAGAGAAGGCCAGGTCCACTGTGTAAGCTAGCAGAGTAATGCTGGTCATCACTGCTTCCATGATAACAAGGGTGGGCCCAGTTTTCCTGTCTGTGAACTCTTGGCCGGGGTTTTGTTGCTCCAGGACTCTGGTAAAACACAGTATGGTGGCGACCACATAGAGAAGCACCCCTGTCAGACTGAAGCTTGCCAGCAGGCGGTCAAAGGGCAGAGGGCATCGCCCAGCACAGTCCCCTAGAACCACCATCACTGTACCCAGGGACATTAGGAGACAGAGGGCATACACCACCCCAGACACCCAtagctgccaacccacagctgcCAACCCTACCCCGGCTCCTTTTACCAAAGCTCCACGGACCTGCTCCACCACCAGGACGATCATCTCACATCCTCCCCAGAGCTGGAGCACCTTGAGCAGGCCGGGTACGCTGGCCATGTAGCCCTTCTGGTCCTGGGTCTGGGTGCGGATGAGGTAGGCCTCGGTTGCATAGGCCAGGAAGGTGAGACACGATGCCAAGGAGGCGGCGATAGGACGGGGCCAGACACCTTCATGACCCATGACCGCCCAAGGAAAGGTGACCGAGGCGCTGAAGGTCATGAGGGCGGCGAGAGCCGCCACGGTCACGGTCAGGTTCTTCCAGGAGATGGGGACCAGGCTGTGGAACTGGATGATGTTGACCACGTGGATTAGGAAGGTGAGGATGAAGAAGAGGCACCAGGTGAACATGCAGAGGATCCTGAAGGAGGGCTGGTGGGTGTCAGAGGTCAGCTCTGGGGAAACCAGAGAGGCTACCAGGCTGAAGGTGAGGCAACCGGACAGGAGAGCCCACATACGCACCAGCGACAGAGGGCTGGTCAGATCACTGGCCTCCAGTACAATTACAGGCATGGTGGTGGTTCCCAAACAAAGTCCAAAACGAGAAAGTCCAAAAGGCTGTAGACAGAGATTTAGAATGTTGTAACAGGCTTTGCTGTTGAGCAGCAAAGAGGTGTCTTGCTTCCTATATTACTTCTTTAAACCTCAGTTTGGACAAGCTCAATTTCAAGTTGTAATGTCTATTTCGGttaaaacagaaatttgcttccacCTTCCGAAAGGATGTCAACAACCTTAACCAGGAGAATGTACTGCACCAGTATAGATTCAACTCACAAAAACATTTCCCACCAACTGAGAAAAAGAACGCCGTCTTGTTGAGCTCTTTCAGTCAGATGACAAACCCCCTTGTACATTTCTCCAAATCCTGGAAAGAACCCTCCGGAAATAGAATATGGTAGGCCCAAAATTAAAGGCCCCAAAAATCACTTAAACCAACAGTTCAGCGCATGAGCCAACGGTCATCTCCACTCTGTCCTGTACCACCAATACCATTCACAATGCAAACACAGTGCAAACCCGATTAAAACCACCACTCTTCAATCCTGTGCTTCTTATacaccagcctggtctcatagactagacgtatcATAGTAAACATAAAGCCGGGACACTCAAATGAGCATGATATATTACGTTTAGTATGGTTACATGAGGCAAAAAactaaagtagggtggttggtcgagGAGGATGGGTGGGCATATAACACGAATGTATAGCAAtccaaaggttgtgagttcaaatctcatcatggacaattttaacattttagctaattagcaacctTTCAACTACTtattactttttagctactttgtaactacttatcgtattagctaacccttccccttaagcctaaccctaaattgaaccattttagctaaccctttccctaaccctaacgctaaccctttaacctaactcctatacttaaccctaatccctaaccctaaccactagccGAGCAACTAGCCAcatagctagaattcgtaacatataatacgttttgcaaatttgtaGCATATTGtacgtttgcaaatgtataatttataatacgaattgtaattcgtaac
This genomic stretch from Oncorhynchus clarkii lewisi isolate Uvic-CL-2024 chromosome 13, UVic_Ocla_1.0, whole genome shotgun sequence harbors:
- the LOC139423849 gene encoding myeloid-associated differentiation marker-like; translated protein: MPVIVLEASDLTSPLSLVRMWALLSGCLTFSLVASLVSPELTSDTHQPSFRILCMFTWCLFFILTFLIHVVNIIQFHSLVPISWKNLTVTVAALAALMTFSASVTFPWAVMGHEGVWPRPIAASLASCLTFLAYATEAYLIRTQTQDQKGYMASVPGLLKVLQLWGGCEMIVLVVEQVRGALVKGAGVGLAAVGWQLWVSGVVYALCLLMSLGTVMVVLGDCAGRCPLPFDRLLASFSLTGVLLYVVATILCFTRVLEQQNPGQEFTDRKTGPTLVIMEAVMTSITLLAYTVDLAFSIKLLRDRSHA